A portion of the Cololabis saira isolate AMF1-May2022 chromosome 17, fColSai1.1, whole genome shotgun sequence genome contains these proteins:
- the hmgcll1 gene encoding 3-hydroxy-3-methylglutaryl-CoA lyase, cytoplasmic, translating to MGNVPAPVKQCLRYEQLSAEPWLRHWLQEDKIITENKCPEFVKIVEVGPRDGLQNEKEIVPTRVKIQLIDILSETGLSVIEATSFVSSKWVPQMADHTDVLRGIQRTPHVRYPVLTPNMQGFQDAVAAGATEVAVFGSASETFSRKNINCSIDDSMLRFEDVINAAKEQQIPVRGYVSCALGCPYEGQIEPSKVAEVAKRLYEMGCYEISLGDTIGIGTPGSMFKMLQRVKRDVPINALAVHCHDTYGQALPNILTALQMEVSVVDSAVAGLGGCPYAQGSSGNVSTEDVLYMLHGMGIETGVNLAKVIEAGEFICSALGRETNSKVARARGRTP from the exons ATGGGTAACGTGCCCGCTCCGGTGAAGCAGTGTCTGCGCTATGAGCAGCTCAGCGCGGAGCCCTGGCTGAGACACTGGCTGCAGGAGGACAAG ATCATTACTGAAAATAAGTGCCCGGAGTTTGTGAAAATTGTTGAAGTTGGGCCAAGAGATGGTCTGCAGAATGAAAAG GAAATTGTTCCGACAAGGGTGAAAATCCAGCTGATAGACATACTTTCAGAAACAGGCCTTTCTGTGATCGAGGCCACCAGCTTTGTTTCTTCAAAGTGGGTACCGCAG ATGGCAGACCATACTGATGTACTTCGCGGTATCCAGAGAACACCTCATGTTCGGTACCCTGTGTTGACACCTAACATGCAAGGCTTTCAAGATGCT GTTGCAGCTGGTGCTACTGAAGTGGCTGTGTTTGGGTCGGCGTCTGAAACCTTCAgcagaaaaaatattaactgttCTATTGATGACAGTATGCTGAGGTTTGAGGACGTCATTAACGCCGCCAAAGAGCAACAAATTCCAGTCCGTGG GTATGTTTCTTGTGCCCTTGGGTGCCCCTACGAGGGACAGATTGAACCTTCAAAGGTTGCTGAG GTGGCAAAGAGGTTATATGAAATGGGCTGTTATGAGATTTCTTTGGGAGACACCATCGGTATCGGGACTCCAGGTTCCATGTTTAAAATGCTGCAGAGGGTAAAAAGAGATGTCCCCATCAATGCGCTAGCAGTTCACTGCCATGACACTTACGGACAAGCACTTCCCAACATTCTAACTGCACTTCAG ATGGAGGTCTCGGTGGTGGATTCAGCAGTAGCGGGCCTGGGAGGTTGCCCCTACGCACAGGGTTCATCTGGTAATGTTTCAACAGAGGATGTTCTTTACATGCTGCACGGCATGGGCATTGAAACG GGTGTGAACCTGGCCAAAGTCATAGAGGCTGGTGAGTTCATCTGCAGCGCGTTGGGTCGCGAGACAAACTCCAAGGTCGCCAGAGCAAGAGGCAGGACACCGTGA